One genomic segment of Alosa sapidissima isolate fAloSap1 chromosome 13, fAloSap1.pri, whole genome shotgun sequence includes these proteins:
- the sptan1 gene encoding spectrin alpha chain, non-erythrocytic 1 isoform X10: MMSLPREEYYIAPPPLPAISFGEVATRFDPVLVSRENYTEEQKMDASGVKVLETADDIQERRQQVLDRYRRFKELSTMRRQKLEDSYRFQFFRRDADELEKWILEKLQIASDENYKDPSNLQGKLQKHQAFEAEVQANAGAIIKLDETGNLMISEGHFASETIRTRLEELHHLWDQLLQKTKEKGVRLLQAQKLVQYLRECEDALDWISDKEAIVTSEELGQDLEHVQVLQKKFEEFQTDLAAHEERVNDVNQAAGRLTQDSHPETELILRKQEEVNTAWQRLKGLAQQRQGKLFGAAEVQRFNRDVDETISWIKEKEQLMASDDFGRDLASVQALLRKHEGLERDLAALEDKVNTLGGEAERLQQTHPQNASQIHLKRDELITNWEQIRTLAAERHARLNDSYRLQRFTADFRDLTSWVTEMKALINADELANDVAGAEALLDRHQEHKGEIDAHEDSFKATDEAGQALLNTGHYASEEVKEKLGILSEEKESLLELWELRRQQYEQCMDLQLFYRDTEQVDNWMSKQEAFLLNEDLGDSLDSVEALLKKHEDFEKSLSAQEEKITALDEFATKLIQNNHYAKEDVATRRDALLSRRNALHERAQSRRAALEDSFHLQQFFRDSDELKSWINEKMKTATDEAYKDPSNLQGKVQKHQAFEAELSANQSRIDALQKSGQELLDGNHYASGEVSTRMDEVSTQWKKLLEATELKGIKLREANQQQQFNRNVEDIELWLYEVEGHLASDDYGKDLTSVQNLQKKHALLEADVAAHQDRIDGITIQARQFQEAGHFDADNICKKQEALVARYEALKEPMAARKQKLSDSLRLQQLFRDVEDEETWIREKEPIAASTNRGKDLIGVQNLLKKHQALQAEIGGHEPRIKAVTQKGEAMVEEGHFAGEEVKAKLGELNSRWDTLKGKAGQRRQDLEDSLQAQQYFADANEAESWMREKEPIVGSPDYGKDEDSAEALLKKHEALMSDLSAYGSSIQSLKEQAQACRQQVAPTDDETGKELVLALYDYQEKSPREVTMKKGDILTLLNSTNKDWWKVEVNDRQGFVPAAYVKKLDPTQSSSRENLLDEQGSIGLRQDQIENQYGTLLELGEKRKDMLEKSCKKFMLFREANELQQWINEKEGALTNEEVGSDLEQVEVLQKKFDDFQKDLKANESRLRDINKVASELESEGLMAEEAPVVQAQQQEMLASAPGQDEGDSKNASPWKSVRLAVQTTANFNTIKELNNRWRALQQLAEERSNMLGSAHEVQRFHRDADETKEWIEEKNQALNTDNYGHDLASVQALQRKHEGFERDLAALGDKVNSLGETAERLIQSHPEAVDDIKEKCTELNTAWSSLVGRADQRKDKLGNSHDLQRFLSDFRDLMSWINGIRGLVSSDELAKDVTGAEALLERHQEHRTEIDARAGTFQAFEQFGQQLLARGHYASPEIQQKLEALDRERADLEKAWVQRRMMLDQCLELQLFNRDCEQAENWMAAREAFLASDDKGDSLDSVEALIKKHEDFDKAINVQEEKIAALQSFADQLIGADHYAKPEITDRRNEVLDRWRRLKAQMIEKRSKLGESQTLQQFSRDVDEIEAWISEKLQTASDESYKDPTNIQLSKLLSKHQKHQAFEAELHANADRIRGVIDTGNTLIQRGACAGSEDAVKARLNALDEQWQFLVNKSAEKSQKLKEANKQQNFNTGIKDFDFWLSEVEALLASEDYGKDLASVNNLLKKHQLLEADISAHEDRLKDLNGQADSLMSSQAFDTTQVKDKRDAVNGRFGKIKSMAAGRRAKLNESHRLHQFFRDLDDEESWIKEKKLLVSSEDYGRDLTGVQNLRKKHKRLEAELGAHEPAIQSVLDTGKKLSDDNTIGQEEIQQRLAQFVEHWKELKDLAAARGQRLEESLEYQQFVANVEEEEAWINEKLNLVGSEDYGDTLAAVQGLLKKHEAFETDFTVHRDRVNDVCANGDELIKKNNHHVDNITAKMKALKGKVAELERAAAQRKAKLDENSAFLQFNWKADVVESWIGEKENSLKTDDYGRDLSSVQTLLTKQETFDAGLQAFQQEGIANITALKDQLLAAKHVQSRAIEARHATLMKRWNQLLSNSDSRKKKLLEAQEHFRKVEDLFLTFAKKASAFNSWFENAEEDLTDPVRCNSLEEIRALRDAHDAFRASLSSAEADFNQLAELDRQIKSYQVVSNPYTWFTMEALDETWRNLQKIIKERELELQKEQRRQEENDKLRQEFAQHANAFHQWLQETRTYLLDGSCMVEESGTLESQLEATKRKHQEIRAMRSQLKRIEDLGAAMEEALILDNKYTEHSTVGLAQQWDQLDQLGMRMQHNLEQQIQARNTTGVTEEALKEFSMMFKHFDKEKSGRLNHQEFKSCLRSLGYDLPMVEEGEPDPEFESILDTVDPNRDGNVSLQEYMAFMISRETENVKSSEEIESAFRALSAENKPFVTKEELYQNLTKEQADYCISHMKPYLDSKGRELPSAFDFVEFTRSLFVN; this comes from the exons ATGATGTCACTCCCTCGCGAAGAGTATTATATTGCTCCCCCGCCACTACCAGCTATTTCATTCGGGGAGGTTGCCACCCGTTTCGATCCAGTCCTCGTAAGCAGAGAAAACTACACTGAAGAG CAGAAGATGGACGCCAGTGGGGTGAAGGTGCTGGAGACGGCCGATGACATCCAGGAGCGCCGGCAGCAGGTGCTCGACCGCTACCGGCGCTTCAAGGAGTTGTCGACCATGCGCCGGCAGAAGCTGGAGGACTCGTACCGTTTCCAGTTCTTCCGCCGGGACGCCGACGAGCTGGAGAAATGGATCCTCGAGAAGCTGCAGATCGCTTCCGATGAGAACTACAAGGACCCCAGCAACCTGCAG GGAAAGCTGCAGAAACACCAGGCCTTCGAGGCGGAGGTGCAGGCCAATGCTGGGGCCATCATCAAACTGGACGAGACAGGCAACCTGATGATCTCTGAGGGCCACTTTGCATCCGAAACCATCCGG ACGCGTCTGGAGGAGCTGCACCACCTATGGGACCAGCTGCTGCAGAAGACCAAGGAGAAGGGCGTGCGTCTGTTGCAGGCCCAGAAGCTGGTGCAGTACCTGCGCGAGTGCGAGGACGCCCTCGACTGGATCAGTGACAAG GAAGCCATCGTCACCTCCGAGGAGCTGGGCCAGGATCTGGAGCACGTCCAGGTGCTGCAGAAGAAGTTCGAGGAGTTCCAGACCGACCTGGCGGCACACGAGGAGCGCGTGAACGACGTCAACCAGGCGGCGGGCAGGCTGACCCAGGACTCGCACCCCGAGACCGAGCTGATCCTGCGCAAGCAGGAGGAGGTCAACACCGCATGGCAGCGGCTCAAGGGCCTGGCCCAGCAGAGGCAGGGCAAGCTGTTCGGTGCCGCCGAGGTGCAGCGCTTCAACAG GGATGTGGATGAGACCATCAGCTGGATCAAGGAGAAGGAGCAGCTGATGGCGTCGGATGATTTCGGCCGAGACCTGGCCAGTGTTCAGGCGCTGCTGCGCAAACACGAGGGCCTGGAGAGAGACTTGGCGGCCCTGGAGGACAAG GTGAACACTCTTGGCGGCGAGGCTGAGCGCCTGCAGCAGACCCACCCCCAGAATGCCTCGCAGATCCACCTGAAGCGCGACGAGCTCATCACCAACTGGGAGCAGATCCGCACGCTGGCCGCTGAGCGACACGCACGCCTCAACGACTCCTACAG ACTGCAGCGCTTCACTGCTGACTTCCGTGACCTGACCAGCTGGGTGACTGAGATGAAGGCCCTCATCAACGCTGACGAGCTGGCCAACGACGTGGCCGGAGCTGAGGCGCTGCTTGACCGCCACCAGGAGCACAAG GGAGAAATTGATGCTCATGAAGACAGCTTCAAGGCCACCGACGAAGCTGGCCAGGCTTTGCTCAACACCGGACACTATGCCTCTGAGGAAGTCAAAgagaag ctgggcATCCTGTCTGAGGAGAAGGAGTCTCTGCTGGAGCTGTGGGAGCTGCGTAGGCAGCAGTATGAGCAGTGCATGGACCTGCAGCTCTTCTACAGGGACACCGAGCAGGTGGACAACTGGATGAGCAAACAGGAG GCCTTCCTGTTGAATGAGGACCTGGGCGACTCCCTGGACAGTGTGGAGGCTCTGCTGAAGAAGCACGAGGACTTTGAGAAATCCCTCAGTGCCCAGGAGGAGAAGATCACT GCCCTCGATGAGTTTGCCACCAAGCTGATTCAGAACAACCATTACGCCAAGGAGGATGTGGCCACTCGCCGAGATGCT CTGCTGAGTCGACGCAACGCCCTCCATGAGCGTGCTCAGTCTCGCCGTGCTGCTCTGGAAGACTCCTTCCACCTGCAGCAGTTCTTCCGCGACTCCGACGAGCTCAAGAGCTGGATCAACGAGAAGATGAAGACTGCCACTGACGAGGCCTACAAG GACCCCTCCAACCTGCAGGGTAAAGTGCAGAAGCACCAGGCTTTCGAGGCCGAGCTCTCCGCCAACCAGAGCCGTATCGACGCTCTGCAGAAGTCTGGCCAGGAACTGCTCGACGGCAACCACTACGCTTCAGGCGAGGTGTCCACCCGCATGGACGAGGTCAGCACCCAGTGGAAGAAGCTTCTGGAAGCCACCGAGCTCAAAG GCATCAAGCTGCGTGAGGCtaaccagcagcagcagttcaACCGCAACGTGGAGGACATCGAGCTGTGGCTGTACGAGGTGGAGGGCCATCTGGCCTCTGACGACTACGGCAAAGACCTGACCAGCGTGCAGAACCTGCAGAAGAAGCACGCGCTGCTGGAGGCTGACGTAGCTGCCCACCAG GACCGCATTGACGGCATCACCATCCAGGCTCGTCAGTTCCAAGAGGCCGGCCACTTTGACGCCGACAACATCTGCAAGAAACAGGAAGCCCTGGTGGCGCGCTACGAGGCCCTGAAGGAGCCCATGGCCGCCCGCAAGCAGAAGCTGTCCGACTCATTGCGCCTGCAGCAGCTCTTTAGGGACGTGGAGGATGAGGAGACCTGGATCCGCGAGAAGGAGCCCATCGCCGCCTCCACCAACAGAG gcaaaGATCTGATTGGAGTGCAGAACCTGCTGAAGAAGCACCAGGCCCTTCAGGCTGAGATTGGTGGACACGAGCCACGCATCAAGGCAGTCACCCAGAAGGGCGAGGCCATGGTGGAGGAAG GCCACTTCGCTGGTGAGGAGGTGAAGGCGAAGCTGGGTGAACTGAACAGCCGCTGGGACACGCTGAAGGGCAAGGCTGGCCAGCGCCGCCAGGACCTGGAGGACTCTTTGCAGGCGCAGCAGTACTTCGCCGACGCCAACGAGGCCGAGTCCTGGATGCGGGAGAAGGAGCCCATCGTGGGGAGCCCCGACTACGGCAAAGACGAGGATTCGGCTGAG GCTCTGCTGAAGAAGCACGAGGCTCTGATGTCTGACCTGAGCGCCTACGGCAGCAGCATCCAGTCCCTGAAGGAGCAGGCTCAGGCCTGCAGG CAACAAGTGGCGCCCACCGACGATGAGACTGGCAAGGAGCTGGTGCTGGCCCTCTATGACTACCAGGAGAAGAGCCCACGCGAGGTCACCATGAAGAAGGGCGACATCCTCACCCTGCTCAACAGCACCAACAAG GACTGGTGGAAAGTGGAGGTGAATGACCGTCAGGGCTTTGTGCCCGCGGCCTATGTGAAGAAGCTGGACCCCACCCAGTCGTCCTCTCGCGAGAACCTGCTCGATGAACAGGGCAGCATCGGCCTGCGTCAGGATCAGATTGAGAACCA GTATGGCACCCTGCTGGAGCTGGGTGAGAAGAGAAAGGACATGCTGGAGAAAAGCTGCAAGAAATTCATGCTGTTCCGGGAGGCCAACGAGCTGCAGCAGTGGATCAACGAGAAGGAGGGCGCCCTCACCAACGAGGAGGTGGGCTCCGACCTGGAGCAGGTGGAGGTGCTGCAGAAGAAGTTTGATGACTTCCAGAAG gaCCTGAAGGCCAATGAGTCTCGTCTGAGGGACATCAACAAGGTGGCGTCTGAGCTGGAGTCTGAGGGCCTGATGGCCGAGGAGGCCCCTGTGGTGCAGGCCCAG CAACAAGAGATGTTGGCCTCAGCACCTGGCCAG GATGAAGGGGACTCTAAGAACGCCTCCCCATGGAAG TCTGTTCGCTTGGCTGTCCAAACGACGGCTAACTTTAATACCATTAAG gagcTGAATAACCGCTGGAGGGCTCTGCAGCAGCTGGCCGAGGAGAGGAGTAACATGCTGGGCAGTGCTCACGAGGTGCAGAGGTTCCACAG GGATGCTGATGAGACTAAGGAGTGGATCGAGGAGAAGAACCAGGCTCTGAACACCGATAACTACGGCCACGACCTGGCTAGCGTACAGGCCCTGCAGCGCAAACATGAGGGCTTCGAGAGGGACCTGGCTGCCCTGGGAGAcaag GTGAACTCTCTGGGCGAGACCGCCGAGCGTCTGATCCAGTCGCACCCAGAGGCGGTGGACGACATCAAGGAGAAGTGCACGGAGCTGAACACGGCCTGGAGTAGTCTGGTGGGCCGCGCTGACCAGCGCAAGGACAAGCTGGGCAACTCCCACGATCTGCAGCGCTTCCTCAGTGACTTCAG AGACCTGATGTCCTGGATCAACGGCATCAGGGGGCTGGTGTCCTCAGACGAGCTGGCCAAGGACGTGACCGGAGCTGAGGCCCTGCTGGAGAGACACCAG gagcACCGCACTGAGATCGACGCCCGTGCGGGCACCTTCCAGGCCTTTGagcagtttgggcagcagctgctgGCCCGTGGCCACTATGCGAGCCCTGAGATCCAGCAGAAGCTGGAGGCACTGGACCGCGAGCGGGCTGACCTGGAGAAGGCCTGGGTGCAGCGCAGGATGATGCTGGACCAGTGCCTGGAGCTGCAG ttGTTCAACAGGGACTGTGAGCAGGCCGAGAACTGGATGGCTGCCCGTGAGGCCTTCCTTGCCAGCGACGACAAGGGAGACTCCCTGGACAGCGTGGAGGCCCTCATCAAGAAGCACGAGGACTTCGACAAGGCCATCAATGTCCAG GAGGAAAAGATTGCTGCCCTGCAGTCTTTCGCTGACCAGCTGATTGGAGCTGACCACTACGCCAAGCCTGAAATCACCGACCGTCGTAATGAGGTGTTGGACAG atggcgccgCCTGAAGGCCCAGATGATCGAGAAGCGCTCCAAGCTGGGCGAGTCCCAGACGCTGCAGCAGTTCAGCCGTGACGTTGACGAGATTGAGGCCTGGATCAGCGAGAAGCTGCAAACCGCTTCTGACGAGTCCTACAAAGACCCCACCAACATCCAG CTGTCCAAGCTGCTG AGCAAGCACCAGAAGCACCAGGCCTTCGAGGCTGAGCTTCACGCCAACGCCGACCGCATCCGCGGCGTGATCGACACCGGCAACACTCTTATCCAGAGAGGAGCCTGTGCTGGCAGTGAGGATGCCGTCAAG GCCCGTCTCAATGCCCTGGACGAGCAGTGGCAGTTCCTGGTGAACAAGTCTGCTGAGAAGAGCCAGAAGCTGAAGGAGGCCAACAAGCAGCAGAACTTCAACACCGGCATCAAAGACTTCGACTTCTGGCTGTCGGAG GTGGAGGCTCTTCTGGCTTCTGAGGATTACGGCAAAGACCTGGCCTCCGTCAACAACCTGCTGAAGAAGCACCAGCTGCTGGAGGCTGACATTTCTGCTCATGAG gaccGTCTGAAGGATCTGAATGGCCAGGCTGACAGCCTGATGTCCAGCCAAGCCTTCGACACCACACAGGTCAAGGACAAGCGCGACGCCGTCAATGGCCGCTTTGGCAAGATCAAGAGCATGGCTGCAGGGCGCCGTGCCAAGCTCAACGAGTCGCACCGCCTGCACCAGTTCTTTAGGGACCTGGACGATGAGGAGTCATGGATCAA AGAAAAGAAATTGCTAGTGAGTTCGGAGGACTATGGACGTGATTTGACAGGAGTGCAGAATCTGCGGAAGAAACATAAGAGGCTGGAGGCTGAGCTGGGTGCCCACGAGCCTGCCATTCAG TCTGTGCTGGACACTGGCAAAAAGCTGTCGGATGACAACACCATCGGCCAGGAGGAGATCCAGCAGAGGTTGGCCCAGTTTGTGGAGCACTGGAAGGAGCTGAAGGACTTGGCTGCTGCCCG tgggcAGAGACTGGAGGAGTCGCTGGAGTACCAGCAGTTTGTTGCGAatgtggaggaagaggaagcgTGGATTAATGAGAAACTGAACCTGGTTGGAAGCGAAGACTATGGTGATACCCTGGCTGCTGTGCAG GGCTTGTTGAAGAAGCATGAAGCGTTTGAGACTGATTTTACTGTGCATAGAGATAGAGTGAATGACGTATGTGCCAATGGAGATGAACTCATCAAGAAG AACAACCACCATGTGGATAACATCACGGCTAAGATGAAGGCCCTGAAGGGGAAGGTGGCCGAGCTGGAGAGAGCTGCCGCCCAGAGGAAGGCCAAGCTGGACGAGAACTCTGCCTTCCTGCAGTTCAACTGGAAGGCCGACGTGGTGGAGTCCTGGATCG gtGAGAAGGAGAACAGCCTGAAGACTGATGATTATGGTCGTGACCTGTCCTCAGTGCAGACCCTGCTCACTAAGCAG GAGACCTTTGATGCTGGCCTGCAGGCCTTCCAGCAGGAGGGCATCGCCAACATCACCGCCCTCAAAGACCAGCTGCTGGCTGCCAAACACGTACAGTCCCGTGCCATCGAGGCCCGCCACGCCACGCTCATGAAGCGCTGGAACCAGCTGCTGTCCAACTCGGATTCCCGCAAGAAGAAGCTTCTGGAAGCCCAGGAGCACTTCAGAAAG GTTGAGGACCTGTTCTTGACCTTTGCCAAGAAGGCGTCTGCTTTCAACTCCTGGTTTGAGAACGCTGAGGAGGATCTGACTGACCCGGTGCGCTGCAACTCTCTGGAAGAGATCCGGGCGCTACGTGATGCCCACGATGCCTTCCGCGCCTCCCTCAGCTCGGCCGAGGCCGACTTCAACCAGCTGGCCGAGCTGGACCGACAGATCAAGAGCTACCAGGTGGTATCCAACCCCTACACTTGGTTTACCATGGAGGCCTTGGACGAGACCTGGAGGAACCTGCAGAAGATCATCAAG GAGCGTGAGCTGGAGTTGCAGAAGGAGCAGAGGCGCCAGGAGGAGAACGATAAGCTGCGGCAGGAGTTTGCCCAGCACGCCAACGCCTTCCACCAGTGGCTACAGgagaccag GACATACCTTCTGGATGG GTCCTGCATGGTGGAAGAATCCGGAACTCTGGAGTCACAGCTGGAGGCTACAAAG CGTAAGCACCAGGAGATCCGTGCCATGCGCAGCCAGCTGAAGAGGATCGAGGACCTGGGGGCGGCCATGGAGGAGGCGCTCATCCTGGACAACAAGTACACGGAACACAGCACGGTGGGGCTAGCGCAACAGTGGGACCAACTGGACCAGCTGGGCATGAGGATGCAGCACAACCTGGAACAGCAGATTCAGGCCAG aAACACAACCGGTGTAACAGAAGAAGCTCTGAAGGAGTTCAGTATGATGTTCAA GCACTTCGACAAGGAGAAGTCTGGCCGTCTGAACCACCAAGAGTTCAAGTCGTGCTTACGTTCCCTCGGTTACGACCTTCCCATGGTGGAAGAAGGAGAACCGGATCCGGAGTTTGAATCCATCCTGGACACCGTGGATCCCAACAG agaTGGCAACGTGTCCTTGCAGGAGTACATGGCCTTCATGATCAGTCGCGAGACAGAGAACGTCAAGTCCAGCGAAGAGATCGAAAGCGCCTTCCGTGCTCTCAGCGCAGAAAACAAACCTTTCGTCACCAAGGAAGAACTCTACCAG AATCTGACCaaggaacaggcagattactgCATTTCCCACATGAAGCCTTACCTGGACAGCAAGGGCCGAGAACTGCCGTCCGCCTTCGACTTCGTGGAATTCACTCGCTCGCTTTTCGTCAATTGA